The Gemmatimonadota bacterium genome includes a region encoding these proteins:
- the atpH gene encoding ATP synthase F1 subunit delta yields MSALGDAVERDATLRHFLEAPQVSATQKTAVLGKALAGAAPHFVRFVQKLVTNRRQMLLPEIAVEYHNLLDEAEGRVHARVTVAREFDAATREAMTAALGKALKKTVVPHVTVDPRILGGVVVRVGDTVMDGSVKRRLGRLRDRLIAAR; encoded by the coding sequence GTGAGCGCCCTCGGCGACGCGGTCGAGCGTGACGCCACGCTGCGGCACTTCCTCGAGGCGCCGCAGGTGAGCGCCACGCAGAAGACCGCCGTGCTCGGCAAGGCGCTCGCCGGTGCCGCGCCGCACTTCGTGCGGTTCGTGCAGAAGCTGGTGACCAATCGCCGGCAGATGCTCCTCCCCGAGATCGCGGTGGAGTACCACAACCTGCTGGACGAGGCCGAGGGGCGGGTGCATGCGCGGGTGACGGTGGCGCGCGAGTTCGACGCGGCCACGCGCGAGGCGATGACCGCGGCGCTCGGCAAGGCGCTCAAGAAGACGGTGGTGCCGCACGTGACGGTCGATCCGCGGATCCTCGGCGGGGTGGTGGTGCGCGTGGGGGACACCGTGATGGACGGGTCGGTGAAGCGTCGGCTGGGGCGGTTGCGGGATCGGTTGATCGCGGCGCGGTAG
- the atpF gene encoding F0F1 ATP synthase subunit B, which translates to MNGREQALRDAMAAAERDRAEAAKLVAEQKAAIEAARTEAQRYIAEGRATAEAMRGEMLEATRTQQAELLERARKEIESEKSKAIDELRKEAVDLALAGAGKLIGQKLDGASDRALVEQYLGSLGAK; encoded by the coding sequence GTGAACGGTCGCGAGCAGGCGCTCCGTGACGCGATGGCCGCCGCCGAGCGCGATCGCGCCGAGGCCGCCAAGCTCGTCGCCGAGCAGAAGGCGGCGATCGAGGCCGCGCGCACCGAGGCGCAGCGCTACATCGCCGAAGGGCGTGCGACGGCCGAGGCGATGCGCGGCGAGATGCTGGAGGCGACGCGCACCCAGCAGGCCGAGCTCCTCGAGCGGGCCCGCAAGGAGATCGAGAGCGAGAAGTCGAAGGCGATCGACGAGCTCCGCAAGGAAGCCGTGGACCTCGCGCTCGCCGGCGCCGGCAAGCTCATCGGGCAGAAGCTCGATGGCGCGTCGGACCGCGCGCTCGTGGAGCAGTACCTCGGCTCGCTCGGAGCCAAGTGA
- a CDS encoding DUF433 domain-containing protein has translation MDWREHITIDAGRQGGQPCIRETRIPVHVILDSLASCETEATILAEYPSLTPLHIRAALAFAAAIARDRIPPIPS, from the coding sequence ATGGACTGGCGCGAGCACATCACCATCGACGCAGGACGGCAGGGCGGACAGCCCTGCATCCGCGAGACGCGGATTCCCGTCCACGTGATCCTGGACAGTCTTGCTTCCTGCGAGACCGAAGCGACCATCCTCGCTGAGTACCCATCCCTCACGCCGCTCCATATTCGCGCAGCGTTGGCGTTCGCAGCGGCGATCGCGCGCGATCGCATTCCACCGATTCCTTCCTGA
- a CDS encoding methyl-accepting chemotaxis protein produces MVEGLNATLDAVVLPVQQATAVLERIAARDLTARVTGDFAGDHGRIRDAVNAAADALSGALTEVQQATDQVSTAAEQIAEASQLLARTASEQAASVEEMTSSIHVSSAAANGVAEQAGRAAQATALATAGREAGEASITRLAAAVAEIERSALASARIVKDIDAIAFQTNLLALNAAVEAARAGDAGRGFAVVADEVRALAMRAAQAARQTGDLIQESVDRASAGAANTREAVERFAAIGEQVTVLEGLVAGIARASDDQARGLESLSDGVDRFSAAGQDTAAHAEETAAAAEELHGQTSMTRAMVATFTLPGDARPSQHPKSRTHPEQRYPHRSRGGRQIRDRSPSGDSRAT; encoded by the coding sequence ATGGTCGAGGGCCTCAACGCGACGCTCGATGCGGTCGTCCTCCCCGTGCAGCAGGCCACCGCCGTGCTCGAGCGCATCGCCGCCCGCGACCTCACCGCCCGCGTCACCGGCGACTTCGCGGGCGACCATGGCCGCATCCGCGACGCCGTCAACGCCGCCGCCGACGCCCTGAGCGGCGCGCTCACCGAGGTGCAGCAGGCGACCGACCAGGTCTCCACCGCCGCCGAGCAGATCGCCGAGGCGAGCCAGCTGCTCGCGCGCACCGCCAGCGAGCAGGCGGCGAGCGTGGAGGAGATGACGTCGAGCATCCATGTGTCGTCGGCCGCGGCCAACGGTGTCGCCGAACAGGCGGGGCGCGCCGCCCAGGCGACCGCGCTCGCCACCGCGGGGCGCGAGGCGGGCGAAGCCTCCATCACGCGTCTCGCCGCGGCGGTCGCCGAGATCGAGCGCTCGGCGCTCGCCTCGGCCCGGATCGTGAAGGACATCGACGCCATCGCGTTCCAGACCAACCTGCTGGCGCTGAATGCGGCGGTGGAGGCCGCGCGGGCGGGCGACGCCGGCCGCGGCTTCGCGGTGGTGGCGGACGAGGTGCGCGCGCTCGCCATGCGCGCGGCGCAGGCGGCGCGGCAGACGGGGGACCTGATCCAGGAGAGCGTGGACCGCGCGAGCGCCGGGGCCGCGAACACGCGCGAGGCGGTGGAGCGGTTCGCCGCGATCGGCGAGCAGGTGACCGTGCTGGAGGGGCTGGTGGCGGGGATCGCACGGGCGAGCGACGACCAGGCCCGTGGGCTCGAGTCGCTGAGCGACGGCGTGGACCGGTTCAGTGCCGCGGGCCAGGACACCGCCGCGCACGCCGAGGAGACCGCGGCGGCGGCGGAGGAGCTGCATGGGCAGACGTCGATGACGCGGGCGATGGTGGCGACGTTCACGCTGCCGGGCGATGCGCGTCCGTCGCAGCACCCGAAATCCCGAACACACCCCGAACAGCGGTATCCACACCGCAGCCGCGGAGGGCGTCAGATTCGTGACCGGAGTCCAAGTGGCGATTCCAGAGCCACTTAG
- a CDS encoding DUF433 domain-containing protein translates to MDLLARISVDPEVRFGKPCVRGTRISVGEVLGHLASGMSEEQLRAEFPQLVHEDLLACFAFAAERERRLMAIPAA, encoded by the coding sequence ATGGACCTCCTCGCCCGAATCTCCGTGGACCCCGAAGTCCGCTTCGGAAAGCCGTGTGTGCGCGGCACGCGCATCTCGGTAGGTGAGGTGTTGGGCCATCTTGCCTCTGGCATGTCAGAGGAGCAACTCCGCGCCGAGTTCCCGCAACTGGTGCATGAGGACTTGCTTGCGTGCTTCGCCTTCGCGGCGGAGCGTGAGCGTCGCCTGATGGCGATCCCGGCTGCGTAG
- the atpB gene encoding F0F1 ATP synthase subunit A, translating into MDIITPHITNSGPHRVAVLEVPFFKEYALPHWAPIHVGPLEIDLSPSKHVVFLWIGAALLFVVMFSVGRAHKKAALRNDPPKGFANAIESMILYIRNEVILPNVGHHGEGFVPYLLTAFFFILTLNLLGLVPYGATATGNISVTAMLAIMTFVTVEIAGMRANGLGYLNTIFYWNNDLPMVMRPMMFLIMTPVEIIGKLTKPFALAIRLFANMTAGHIVVLALMGLIFTFGNLISGAPLIMAVLIMVLELFVAFLQAFIFTLLSSVFIGQIREAHH; encoded by the coding sequence GTGGACATCATCACGCCGCACATCACCAACTCCGGACCACATCGAGTTGCCGTACTGGAAGTTCCGTTCTTCAAGGAGTACGCGCTGCCGCACTGGGCGCCGATCCATGTCGGGCCGCTCGAGATCGACCTCTCGCCGAGCAAGCATGTGGTGTTCCTGTGGATCGGCGCGGCGCTGCTCTTCGTGGTGATGTTCTCCGTGGGCCGGGCGCACAAGAAGGCCGCGCTCCGCAACGATCCGCCGAAGGGCTTCGCGAACGCGATCGAGTCGATGATCCTCTACATCCGCAACGAGGTCATCCTCCCGAACGTGGGGCACCATGGCGAGGGCTTCGTGCCCTACCTGCTCACGGCGTTCTTCTTCATCCTCACGCTCAACCTGCTGGGCCTGGTGCCCTACGGCGCCACCGCGACGGGCAACATCTCGGTGACGGCGATGCTCGCGATCATGACCTTCGTGACGGTCGAGATCGCCGGCATGCGCGCCAACGGCCTCGGCTACCTGAACACGATCTTCTACTGGAACAACGACCTGCCGATGGTCATGCGGCCGATGATGTTCCTCATCATGACGCCGGTCGAGATCATCGGGAAGCTCACGAAGCCGTTCGCGCTCGCGATACGTCTCTTCGCGAACATGACCGCCGGTCACATCGTCGTGCTCGCGCTCATGGGCCTGATCTTCACGTTCGGCAACCTCATCAGCGGCGCGCCGCTGATCATGGCGGTGCTGATCATGGTGCTCGAGCTGTTCGTCGCGTTCCTGCAGGCGTTCATCTTCACGTTGCTGTCCTCGGTGTTCATCGGGCAGATCCGCGAAGCGCATCACTGA
- a CDS encoding nucleotidyltransferase family protein, with amino-acid sequence MKVIIPLAGKGTRLRPHTHTVPKPMLKVAGKPVMDYVMDDVARLKGVEQVVYITGHLKETVEKHARATYAIPGVYVEQKVQDGTAGAVELARAHVDQPVLIIFVDTIFDADLSIVETSTDDGIIWTKEVEDYQRFGVVVTDANGHMTQIVEKPSTPISKRANIGLYYIKNWQLLYEGIAHVLKQPTNKGEFYLTDAFST; translated from the coding sequence ATGAAAGTGATCATCCCGCTGGCCGGGAAGGGCACCCGCCTCCGCCCGCACACGCACACCGTGCCCAAGCCGATGCTCAAGGTGGCCGGCAAGCCGGTGATGGACTACGTGATGGACGACGTCGCGCGCCTGAAGGGCGTGGAGCAGGTCGTCTACATCACCGGGCACCTGAAGGAGACGGTCGAGAAGCACGCCCGCGCGACGTACGCGATCCCGGGCGTCTACGTCGAGCAGAAGGTGCAGGACGGCACCGCCGGCGCGGTGGAGCTCGCGCGCGCGCATGTCGATCAGCCGGTCCTCATCATCTTCGTGGACACGATCTTCGACGCGGACCTCTCGATCGTCGAGACGTCCACGGACGACGGCATCATCTGGACCAAGGAGGTGGAGGACTACCAGCGCTTCGGCGTGGTGGTGACCGACGCCAACGGCCACATGACGCAGATCGTCGAGAAGCCGAGCACGCCCATCTCCAAGCGGGCGAACATCGGGCTCTACTACATCAAGAACTGGCAGCTGCTGTACGAGGGCATCGCGCACGTGCTCAAGCAGCCGACGAACAAGGGCGAGTTCTACCTCACCGACGCCTTCAGTACATGA
- a CDS encoding 4Fe-4S binding protein, whose translation MAPDDGDRLDRRGFFTQGLQRALREAVDALSDRVAPGVHVRPPGALPEPAFVAACTRCGECASVCPVHAITMLPPSAGLATGTPVLDVAATACIMCEGMPCATARDAGAGGAGGWRDVRMAEVMVDQGRCITWRDVECGIAAGLPGGRGRTQAG comes from the coding sequence ATGGCGCCTGACGACGGCGACCGGCTCGACCGGCGGGGGTTCTTCACGCAGGGACTGCAGCGCGCGCTCCGCGAAGCGGTGGACGCGCTGAGCGACCGCGTGGCGCCGGGCGTGCATGTCCGTCCGCCGGGGGCGTTGCCGGAACCGGCGTTCGTGGCGGCGTGCACGCGGTGCGGGGAGTGCGCGAGCGTGTGCCCTGTGCACGCGATCACGATGCTCCCGCCGTCGGCGGGGCTCGCGACGGGGACGCCGGTGCTCGACGTGGCCGCGACGGCATGCATCATGTGCGAGGGGATGCCCTGCGCGACGGCCCGCGACGCCGGCGCTGGAGGTGCCGGGGGCTGGCGCGATGTGCGGATGGCGGAGGTGATGGTCGACCAGGGGCGCTGCATCACCTGGCGCGACGTGGAATGCGGGATCGCTGCGGGTCTGCCCGGTGGGCGAGGACGCACTCAGGCTGGATGA
- a CDS encoding IS3 family transposase, producing the protein MKAHRKEFATEAMCRVLGVASSGYYEWLQRPRLDRAIEDERLLRLIRASFTASQGVYGAPRVFLDLREEGETCSKHRVARLMRENGLRALHGYRTRRWVIGKPAVLTPHLLKRQFTVTRPNVAWVTDITYIRTWQGWLYLAVVLDLFSRKVVGWAVAPTIHRELVLDAVLVAVQQRRPRGTLIHSDQGVQYGSDAWRRFCRTNHLVPSMSRKGYCWDNAVAESFFSSLKKERIKKHIYPSRELALADIAAYIKDFYNPTRRHSHLGGVSPEQFEAAHHRRRRAVH; encoded by the coding sequence ATGAAGGCACATCGAAAGGAGTTCGCCACTGAAGCGATGTGCCGCGTGTTGGGCGTGGCGTCGAGCGGATACTACGAGTGGCTCCAGCGCCCGCGCTTAGATCGCGCGATCGAAGACGAGCGTCTCCTGCGCCTCATTCGCGCGTCCTTCACGGCCAGCCAGGGCGTCTACGGTGCGCCGCGGGTGTTCCTGGACCTTCGCGAGGAAGGAGAGACGTGCAGCAAGCACCGCGTGGCGCGTCTCATGCGAGAGAACGGCCTGCGCGCACTGCACGGCTATCGCACTCGGCGTTGGGTCATCGGCAAGCCGGCGGTCCTCACGCCGCATCTTCTGAAACGACAGTTCACGGTCACGCGGCCGAACGTCGCGTGGGTGACGGACATCACGTACATCCGCACCTGGCAGGGCTGGCTGTATCTCGCGGTGGTGCTGGATCTGTTCTCGCGCAAAGTCGTGGGGTGGGCCGTCGCGCCGACCATCCATCGGGAACTCGTCCTTGATGCCGTCCTCGTCGCCGTGCAACAGCGGCGCCCGCGCGGAACGCTCATCCACTCCGACCAGGGCGTCCAATACGGCAGTGACGCGTGGCGACGCTTCTGTCGCACGAATCATCTGGTGCCGAGCATGAGTCGCAAGGGCTACTGCTGGGACAATGCTGTCGCCGAGTCCTTCTTCAGCAGCTTGAAGAAGGAGCGCATCAAGAAGCACATCTATCCGAGCCGAGAGCTCGCCCTTGCGGACATCGCAGCATACATCAAAGACTTCTACAACCCCACTCGGCGCCACAGCCATCTGGGGGGCGTGAGCCCCGAGCAGTTCGAGGCCGCGCATCATCGACGGCGGCGCGCTGTCCACTAA
- a CDS encoding AtpZ/AtpI family protein, producing MGAAGRYACLGIQFAASIVVFLYAGQWLDRRLGTAPIFLYVGVFTGAGAAFYSMYRNLMADQKRDEAAARAKRERQQQ from the coding sequence ATGGGGGCGGCCGGACGGTACGCCTGTCTGGGGATCCAGTTCGCGGCCTCGATCGTCGTCTTCCTCTACGCTGGGCAGTGGTTGGACCGGAGGTTGGGGACGGCGCCGATCTTCCTGTACGTGGGCGTCTTCACGGGCGCCGGTGCGGCCTTCTACTCGATGTACCGGAACCTCATGGCCGACCAGAAGCGCGACGAAGCGGCAGCGCGGGCCAAGCGGGAGCGGCAGCAGCAGTGA